The bacterium DNA window TCGGGATCGTAGAAGGCGTCGAGATCGAAGGGGGCCTTGCCCGGAACCTTCGCCCCCACGGCCTTCCAGTCGTCGCTCTCCCACGAGTAGAGGTTGCCCACGCTGTCTATGACGTAGAAGAGGTAAGTGTCGGCGGCGACGTCGTGGAAGCCGGTGATGCGGAAGGGGCCCTTGGCGGCGATAGGCGTGCCCGAGTCCGCCCACTCACCCGAGATGAAGTCGTAGGCCTTGCCGACGCTGTCCACGACCGAGGTCCAGTAGAGGTCGCTCGTCGCATCGTAGAAGACGGTCAGGTCAAAGGGGCCCTTGCCGGGGCAGACGTTCTCGTGAACCTGATCCCAGGCCGAGCCGGTGAAAATGTAGAGCTTGCCGTCGGGGGCCATGGTGGAGATGACCGGCTCGTTGGAGGCGGTGTCGTAGAAGGCGGTCAGAGCGTACTGGCCCTTGGTGCCGATAGGCGCCGCCACGCGCTCCCAGCCCTTGGTCGAGTGCCACAGGGCGCCCTCGCCGTCAACCGCAACCACGCCCCAGGTGTCCGTGCTGGGATCGTGGAAGGCGGCCAGATCGAAGGGGCCTTTACCGGGGCAGGGCTCGCCGTCTACTTCCCATTTGCCCGATTCGAAGTTCAGAAAGTGGAGCTGGCCATTCCCGTTCAGGTAATACAGGAAGCCCATCTTGGCGACCGTATCGTAGAAGGCGGCCAGGTGGGGCGCTTCCGCGACCGCAACGGTGGCCGTCTCCCCGCCGTTCGTGGTCTCAGCGGTCGTCCCATCTCCCGCTTCTCCCTCCCCGGCGCCCTTCTCGCCGCAGCCGAGGATGAAGAGCGGCAGGACGAAGAGGGCGACGAGGAGCGGGTACAAGAGCTTGCGCATGTTTTCCTCACTTTTTGGGGTGGTACAGGGCAGCTTATCCGCTGATTTTAGCCCAGCGGAGTCAAAAGGTCAAAACCGGTCGGTAAGTCCGGCGGTGACCCGCGGAATCGGCTTGCCAACGGGCCGGGTTGAGTGCCGCTATAGCTCCCTCCCCCCTTTGGGGGGAAGCGCGCTTACGGGCGGGGGGGGGTGAAGCGGCGGGGTTAGGAACCGAGCGAAGCGAGCTATGCCCCTGGCAAAACCCCGCCCTACATTCGGGGGCATGGCAGTGGATATATGAACGGGCGGGTCAGGAGACCCGCCCCTACGGCTGCGCGTCGCGAATCCTATCCGTAGGGGCGACCGTCCACGGTCGCCCGCGGGCGGACCGGTCGGTCGGCCCATACGTCATCGCAGCACGGAGCAGGCCGGGGTGAGGTTAAAGGTTTAAAGAACGGCGGCCCGCAGAGGACTCGTCCTACGGGGCCGCCCCTACGTCATCTCAATCCGCGAGGCATGTACGGGGTGAGGGCCGCCTTAAAAAAAGCGGGGACAGAAGTCCCCGCCCAACATTTACGCGCGCACCTAGAACTGGGCCTTGATCGCGCCCCAGGTCGTCTCAGCGACACCGGCGCCCTGCACCCGGAAAGACCAGTAGACAGCCGCCAAGGTGGCGTTGCCGGCCTCGTCCGCCAGACCGGCGGCCACGGTGCAGATGATCGTGTCCGACGGCAGCGGCAGGTCCGGGTCGAAGGTGCAGATGACGTCCAGGGGGTTGGACTCATCAATGGTGAGCACGCCGGTTATCAGGCCGTTGGATTTGCCGGAGGCATAGCTCGCTTCGCTCGGTTTGCCGGCGGCGGAGAGGGTCGCGTCCCCCCCGGACCGGGAAGAGTCCGCGCAGGTGAAGACGATGGTGGAGGTGTCCACCCCGGACATGTCGTCGGTCGCGTGGAAGGTTATGTTAGTCAACGGCGGCACGTCGGTAGACCCGTGCGGCGGGGCCTGACCCGACACCTGGGGCGCCGTGATGTCCAGCTCCTCGATGAGGTTGAAGGACCTGACGCTATCGGCCATGCGGGTGTTGCCCATCAGGGGCTCCTCGCAGCGCACGCTCCAGTACCACAGCCCGGGGTCCAGGCCGAAGGTGCCGAAGACGATTTCCTTGCGGGTGAGAGAGCCCACGTTGAGCTCGAAGGGGTCGGTGAGCTCGGGGTTGTCGGCGAAGAGCATGTAGAAGGTCAGGTCGCCGTCTCCACTGTAGGCCGGCTTTTCCCAGCTGAAGGTCACCCGGTCGCCGATGGAAATCTCGGTGGCGTCGGGGGGCGTCAGGAGATCGAAGGCCCCGATCTGGCTGTCGTAGAGGCTCTGGTCCACGAAGCGGATGCCGAAGACGTCGAAGAGGACCGGCTGCTCGAAGGAGTAGAGAGCGGCCTCGGTGCCCGTGGCGTTCTCCAGGCCGATGGTGGCGCTGGCGCCGGAATCACGCCAGGAATCGCCGATGACGTCGAAGTACTGCAGCTCGATCCGGTTGTTCGTGCCCGGGTACTCCTGCTCGTAAATCTGTATCTGGAACTTGATGGGGTCCGTCGGGGAGGAGTCCGCGAAATACTGGGGCTGGTAGGTGATGGCCAACGCCTGAACCCCATCGTGCGAGTCCTGGTCGAGCCAGATGTTGCCGCCCGTGGTGCCGTCCAGGTCGTCCCACCAGCCGGCGATGACGGCGTTGGGCGCCGCGGGGTCGGGCAGCTGCTGGTTGATCGGCTCGTCCATTCCCGCCTCGGCGAAGCCCACGATGCCGTTCGAGCCCACGTATAGGGTCGAGCCGGCGGGGTAATCCACGCCGCAGAAGCGGACGTCGAAGGGCAGCGAGGTGGTCCAATAGGTGTCGTTGTCGGCCCAGCCCTGGGAGCCCCACTGGTGGAACCACCAGTAGCGGAAGATGGGGTCCGAGGGTTCGGTGGTATCGAAGAAATAATAGCCGGCGCCCGAGCCGGCAAGGTTGTCCTCGTAGCCCGGCGAGATGACGAAGGCCCCCGACGGCTCCTCGGTGGGCGCGCGCAGGGTGTTCGCGGCGAAAACCGCCAGCACGGCGAACAACAAGATGAGGATGCACTTTTTCATGTCCTCTCCTTCACGTTTTTTCCCATGTGATGGTTCTATTCGCAGCAAATACTATACTCAAACATCCCCTCCGTCAAGAAAGCGGGTCGGATTCTCTTTTTTATCGAGGGCCGCGGCGGGGATTGTGGCGTGTCGTGGACAATCGCCACTACGTCATCCCTCTCCCCGTGGGAGGCCTACGAGGCACGGGCAGGGATGAGGGCCGATTTGGATAAATGCGGCGGGTATTAAAGTAACCACCCTGCATTTAAGCGAACAGCGGTGGATGAACCCGGCGGGTGGGTGTGGACAATCGCCCCTGCAGGTGAGGTGTGAATCGTGCGTCAACCTCGTAGGGGCCGACCGACGGCGCGCCGTTTAGGTCGGCCCGCGGGCGGGTCAGGAGACCCGCCCCTACGTCCATCCATTGCCAATCCGACCCGTAGGGGCGACCGTCCACGGTCGCCAGTTTCAACAATTGCAAAACGTAGGGGTCGAACTTCAGGTCGGCCCGCGGGGGACTCGTCACGCGGGGCCGCCCTGCACATTAGGACGGGGAAAACCCCGACGATGGGGCGTTTGACCCCCTCGGGGCGGAGTTTTCCCCGGCGACCGGCCCCTTTCGTTTGTGCTAAAATAGAGGGGATAAAATTACGCAACCCGCGGAGCCAAGATGCCCGACAAGCCTATACTGAGAAAGTGCGCCATGTTCACCCGGGCCAACGAGGCCCGCGCGTCGGGGCTTTACCCCTATTTCCGCCCTCTTTCCTCCATCGGCCCCGAGTCGGTGATGAACGGCAAGAAAGTTCTGATGCTGGGCTCCAACTCCTACCTGGGGCTCAACCACCACCCGCGGGTAATCGAGGCGGCCAAGCGGGCCATGGACAAGTACGGCACCTCATGCGCCGGCTCCCGGTTCCTGAACGGCACCCTGGACATCCACCTCGAGCTGGAAGAAGAGCTGGCCCAGCTGGTAAAGAAACCCAAGGCCCTCGTCTTTACCACCGGCTTTCTGACCAACCTGGGCGTCATCTCCTCCGTGGTCGGCCGCGGCGAGTTCATCGTCATAGACAGCCTGGACCACGCCTCCATCGTGGAGGGCTCCCGCCTATCTTTTGGCAAGATACTGAAGTTCCGCCACATGGACATGAAGCACCTGGAGGAGCGGCTGTTCTGGATCCCGCCGGTGAAGGGCAAGCTGGTGGTGGTGGACGGCATCTTCAGCATGGAGGGGCACATCGCACCGCTGCCCCAGATAGTGGAGCTGGCGGAGAAGTACAACGCGGCGGTGATGGTGGACGAGGCGCACTCCATCGGCGTGATGGGCCCCCGCGGCGAGGGCTGCACCGTCCACTTCGGTCTCACCGACCGGGTGGATTTGATCATGGGCACGTTCTCCAAGACGCTGGGTTCCATCGGCGGGTTCGTGGCCGGAGAAGTAGAGGTGCTCGACTACATCCAGCACGTGAGCCGGGCGCTCATCTTCGCGGCGAGCATCCCGGCCTCGGCGGCGGCGGCGGCACTCGAGGCCCTGCGCATCATGCTCGAGCAACCCGATCTCATTGATAAGCTCTGGCACAACACACGGCGGATGAAGGGCGCCCTCGACGCCTTCGGATTCGACACCTACGGCTCCGAAACCCCGATCATCCCCGTGGTGGTCGGTGAGGACCTGACCGCCTTCAAGATGACCCGGCTCCTCCAGGACGACGGCGTCTTCGTCAACCCGGTGATCAGCCCGGCGGTGCCGCCCGGGGGCGCCCTGATACGGATCAGCCTCACCGCGGCCCACTCCGACGAGCAGATAGACCGGGCCATCGAAGCCGTCGGCAAGGCGGGGAAGGCGCTGGGCATCATCTAAGCGGATCCGGCTAGTCCGTGGGGCGGTTAGACGGGCTGACTCCTTGTAACCGGGACCCGCGGGGTTCGACGAGGCGGTTTGACGGGCTGACTCCTTGTAGTAACCGGGACCCGCGGGGTTCGACCACCGGCCGAGGCTTTCACGGGCGCGACCGGCGACGGGAGCCCCGTTCTCCGATAGGACTGAGAGAGCAGCTAAACGCCGAACCGGAGCCGGTTCGGCAGGTTTTACCCGGCGACGAAGGGCAGGCTTAACCCGGAGGCGACTGCAGGTTTTTCCGCCGAGGAGGCTGCCGCCCGACGTCGGCGCCCGGACCATCTTTTCCGGGTGGAGGATTTCCAAGAAATACACTATAATCCGGTCGAGAATGTAGTTTCGTCCGAAACGTTATTTTCGACCGGATATATGTAGATAGGCCCGTAAACCCATGCCCGACAAGGAAAAGAAGCTAAAGAGGAAGCTGGTCGGCGGCCAGGCCGTCATGGGCGGCGTCATGATGCGCGGTCGCAAGAAGTGCTTCATGGCCCTCAAGAGCCCCTACGACGGGCGTCTGGAGATATCCGAGCTCCCCCTGCCCCACTTCTTCCACTGGAAAATCTTCAGGTGGCCGTTCTTCCGCGGGACCTCCATGCTCCTGGACTCCGCCGTCCTGGGCACCCAGGCGCTCACCGCCTCGGCCAACTTCGCCGAAAAGGAGGAGGAGAAGGTGAAGGCCGCCGAGGAGGGGAAATCCTTCGACGGTATAGACGAAAAGCCGGGGCTCATCTCCGGCAAGCGCGCGGCGTTCCTGCTCCTGCCCAGCCTCTTGATCGGCGTGGCGCTCTTTATCCTCGGCCCCCTGTGGGCCGCCAAGGGTATCCTTTCCCTCTGGCCGGCCATCGGGCCCGAGGGGGGCATCTGGTTCAACCTCATCGAGGGCGGCCTGCGCGTCATCGTCTTCCTTCTGTACCTCATTCTGATCCGGACCATGAAGGACGTCCGGGACCTTTTCCGCTACCACGGCGCCGAGCACAAGACCATCGCGGCCTTCGAGGCCGACGAAGAGCTCACCCTCGCCAACGTTTCCACCAAGAGCCGCCTGCACCCCCGCTGCGGCACCGGCTTCCTCGTCTTCATGCTCATCGCCCTGGTGCTGGTTCACTCCGCCGTCTTCGCCATCCCGGCGCTTCAGGGCATCTACTTCGTGTACGCGGCGCTCATCCGCATCGCCCTCATCCCCCTCGTGGCCGGGGTGGCCTACGAGTGGATCCGCCTGGCCGGCCGGCACCCCAAGTCGAAGCTCATGCGTATCTTCGTCGCGCCGGGGCTGGCCACGCAGTTGCTCACCACCGTCGCGCCCGAGGAGCGTCACCTGGAGTGCGCCATCGCCGCCTTCAAGGCGGTCATCGAGGCCGAGGGCGCCTTCGAGGACCCCGACGAAAAGCGGCCCATCGCGGCCTGAACCGGTGTGAGTTTTTTTCACCCTCGTAGGGGCCGACCGACGGCGC harbors:
- a CDS encoding DUF1385 domain-containing protein, whose product is MPDKEKKLKRKLVGGQAVMGGVMMRGRKKCFMALKSPYDGRLEISELPLPHFFHWKIFRWPFFRGTSMLLDSAVLGTQALTASANFAEKEEEKVKAAEEGKSFDGIDEKPGLISGKRAAFLLLPSLLIGVALFILGPLWAAKGILSLWPAIGPEGGIWFNLIEGGLRVIVFLLYLILIRTMKDVRDLFRYHGAEHKTIAAFEADEELTLANVSTKSRLHPRCGTGFLVFMLIALVLVHSAVFAIPALQGIYFVYAALIRIALIPLVAGVAYEWIRLAGRHPKSKLMRIFVAPGLATQLLTTVAPEERHLECAIAAFKAVIEAEGAFEDPDEKRPIAA
- a CDS encoding aminotransferase class I/II-fold pyridoxal phosphate-dependent enzyme, which translates into the protein MPDKPILRKCAMFTRANEARASGLYPYFRPLSSIGPESVMNGKKVLMLGSNSYLGLNHHPRVIEAAKRAMDKYGTSCAGSRFLNGTLDIHLELEEELAQLVKKPKALVFTTGFLTNLGVISSVVGRGEFIVIDSLDHASIVEGSRLSFGKILKFRHMDMKHLEERLFWIPPVKGKLVVVDGIFSMEGHIAPLPQIVELAEKYNAAVMVDEAHSIGVMGPRGEGCTVHFGLTDRVDLIMGTFSKTLGSIGGFVAGEVEVLDYIQHVSRALIFAASIPASAAAAALEALRIMLEQPDLIDKLWHNTRRMKGALDAFGFDTYGSETPIIPVVVGEDLTAFKMTRLLQDDGVFVNPVISPAVPPGGALIRISLTAAHSDEQIDRAIEAVGKAGKALGII
- a CDS encoding Ig-like domain-containing protein yields the protein MKKCILILLFAVLAVFAANTLRAPTEEPSGAFVISPGYEDNLAGSGAGYYFFDTTEPSDPIFRYWWFHQWGSQGWADNDTYWTTSLPFDVRFCGVDYPAGSTLYVGSNGIVGFAEAGMDEPINQQLPDPAAPNAVIAGWWDDLDGTTGGNIWLDQDSHDGVQALAITYQPQYFADSSPTDPIKFQIQIYEQEYPGTNNRIELQYFDVIGDSWRDSGASATIGLENATGTEAALYSFEQPVLFDVFGIRFVDQSLYDSQIGAFDLLTPPDATEISIGDRVTFSWEKPAYSGDGDLTFYMLFADNPELTDPFELNVGSLTRKEIVFGTFGLDPGLWYWSVRCEEPLMGNTRMADSVRSFNLIEELDITAPQVSGQAPPHGSTDVPPLTNITFHATDDMSGVDTSTIVFTCADSSRSGGDATLSAAGKPSEASYASGKSNGLITGVLTIDESNPLDVICTFDPDLPLPSDTIICTVAAGLADEAGNATLAAVYWSFRVQGAGVAETTWGAIKAQF